One genomic region from Diabrotica undecimpunctata isolate CICGRU chromosome 9, icDiaUnde3, whole genome shotgun sequence encodes:
- the Nup153 gene encoding uncharacterized protein Nup153 isoform X4, with protein MANRSLFVDRNTSPQLSTSMSLRRPQFNASTFGSPNFFDQTLSTEKVISSPFYSGSTMYGGASAYGNKFGRRVKDFRANLKRSVHIKPIKKTSENGNLVLGKTARKILETIEQYTTPVNDAKKIPVASKRARLDSSLLGQHIGAKPYTLIPENASNRELQVPTVSELLKMKQKAKLQSSTEAVRQIATTSKSDLNTVQQPSPTNTSKIETPQKVETPKTFATLPKFESSQKIETVAKSKICQSTEAPQLTETPKVTKTVSKTETSRKTEVLPQKNTTFQKVENTTKEKLNTLPSLPITTPLNKSDSLNSAAIKKTVEKIPEITVTTTPTKPQNSQTSFGIGGIKKTNQKEQTLTTQFKFSDPLIVAENLNSIIAINNFKFSEPLANINKTEKSSKSFKEKNNGQSNSKDISSNTSLLDKFKPASGTWECSTCLIRNSQDKTKCIACETPKVKPAQIENMKTSFGDKFKMPENMWECPVCMIRNANDSAKCVACETPNPKAPSLVTSSSNFLAKFQPPTNSWECSTCLVRNKQEHEKCIACENPRVAKTNVVDVMNSFKKKADEWTCEVCMVRNQMDRNKCQCCEALKPGAPKPTAQETGKLSTTKYNFGLDKTATAQFKFGIQPITTGESTLSKVSTPVSTETKLNSSTTPTFSFGVKTSTEKKPEVEPPQPGGSKAVAVISGTVLPEKSSSTISTKLEEKTSFPAVVTANAAKESSTAPTAAVNDLNSASPKPAFSFAADKSKPIAKFEFSKPAVPTTTNSVEPPPNKVVKTSPNPGFSFGKSVNPVGPTSTPVFGQNTPAATVFGEDTPSIFGQNRSTGITLFGQNKSSSTTSGNNGIDAKPAPSFGIPTKPAVDVPSTNTTISKPFSFTKPNVEPATNAPVFNFGQSASQAVTAATTQSSGFSFGQAAKSPVFSFTGAKTDSGSTTTNMFSAAGKNGPFNFGGNNQNTDTQKAGFNFGASSTTPMPAFNMTPAQPAAQAAPSGGFNFFDANAKPTFNFSAGSTPVFTSAPGDAAPPRKIKKAVRRTTQR; from the exons ATGGCAAACCGTTCACTGTTTGTGGATAGGAATACAAGTCCACAGCTCAGTACGTCAATGAGCTTAAGAAGACCCCAATTTAACGCATCAACTTTTGGTTCACCAAACTTTTTCGATCAAACATTATCCACAGAGAAAGTAATCAGTTCGCCGTTTTATAGTGGAAGTACAATGTATGGGGGAGCTTCAGCTTATGGAAATAAATTTGGTAGGAGAGTAAAAGATTTTAGAGCTAATCTGAAGAGATCAGTTCATATCAAACCTATTAAGAAGACTAGTGAGAATGGAAATTTAGTTTTAGGCAAAACTGCAAGGAAAATTTTAGAAACTATAGAACAATATACTACACCCGTTAATGATGCTAAGAAAATACCTGTAGCTTCAAAAAGGGCTAGACTAGATAGTAGTTTGCTTGGGCAGCACATTGGTGCAAAACCGTACACTTTAATACCAGAAAATGCCTCAAACAGAGAATTACAGGTTCCTACAGTATCTGAGTTACTAAAAATGAAGCAAAAGGCAAAGCTTCAAAGTAGTACTGAGGCGGTTAGACAAATTGCCACCACGTCCAAATCAGACCTAAATACAGTGCAACAACCTTCACCTACGAACACCTCCAAAATAGAAACTCCACAAAAAGTGGAAACTCCTAAAACTTTTGCAACACTTCCGAAATTTGAATCATCTCAAAAAATAGAAACTGTTGCTAAGTCCAAAATTTGTCAAAGCACAGAGGCTCCTCAGTTGACAGAAACTCCTAAAGTAACAAAAACTGTTTCTAAAACAGAAACTTCTCGTAAAACTGAAGTATTACCTCAAAAAAACACAACCTTTCAAAAAGTAGAAAACACGACAAAAGAAAAGCTGAACACTTTGCCCAGTCTTCCAATAACAACACCTTTAAATAAATCTGATTCACTTAATTCTGCAGCCATTAAGAAAACAGTTGAAAAAATACCAGAAATTACTGTGACTACTACCCCAACAAAACCTCAAAATTCTCAGACGTCTTTTGGTATTGGAGGTATCAAAAAAACCAATCAAAAGGAACAAACACTAACCACTCAATTTAAATTTTCAGATCCGTTAATAGTTGCTGAAAATCTGAACAGCATCATAGccataaataatttcaaatttagcGAACCTTTGGCTAATATAAACAAAACTGAAAAAAGCTCGAAGAGTTTTAAAGAAAAGAACAATGGTCAAAGTAATTCCAAAGATATTTCATCGAATACTTCATTATTAGATAAATTTAAACCAGCAAGTGGCACTTGGGAATGCAGCACATGTCTAATTAGGAACAGTCAAGATAAGACAAAATGCATAGCGTGTGAAACTCCCAAAGTAAAACCAGCACAGATCGAGAATATGAAAACTTCATTTGGAGATAAGTTCAAGATGCCAGAAAATATGTGGGAATGCCCCGTCTGTATGATTAGGAATGCAAATGATAGTGCCAAGTGTGTAGCATGTGAAACACCTAATCCAAAAGCTCCATCATTGGTTACTTCATCTTCGAATTTCCTAGCAAAGTTCCAGCCTCCAACAAACAGTTGGGAATGTTCAACTTGTCTTGTAAGGAATAAACAAGAACATGAAAAATGTATTGCTTGTGAGAATCCTAGGGTAGCGAAAACAAATGTAGTGGATGTGATGAATTCGTTTAAGAAGAAGGCAGATGAATGGACATGTGAG GTATGTATGGTGAGGAATCAGATGGATCGTAATAAATGTCAATGCTGTGAAGCTTTGAAACCGGGAGCTCCAAAACCAACTGCCCAAGAAACTGGAAAATTGTCTACAACAAAGTACAACTTTGGTTTGGACAAAACAGCAACTGCGCAGTTTAAATTTGGAATTCAGCCAATAACTACAGGAGAATCTACTTTATCGAAAGTATCCACGCCTGTTAGTACAGAAACTAAATTAAACAGTAGTACAACGCCTACTTTTTCATTTGGTGTTAAAACTAGTACAGAGAAAAAGCCTGAAGTGGAACCTCCACAACCTGGTGGTAGCAAAGCGGTTGCTGTTATTAGTGGAACTGTTTTACCAGAAAAATCATCAAGTACTATTTCTACTAAGTTGGAAGAGAAAACTTCTTTTCCAGCAGTTGTTACTGCTAATGCTGCTAAGGAATCAAGTACAGCACCTACTGCTgctgtaaatgatttaaattcTGCAAGTCCTAAGCCCGCATTTAGTTTTGCTGCGGATAAATCCAAACCTATAGCCAAGTTTGAATTTTCTAAACCAGCTGTACCGACAACAACCAATTCAGTTGAGCCTCCACCAAACAAAGTAGTAAAGACTTCGCCTAACCCAGGATTTTCTTTTGGAAAATCAGTCAATCCAGTCGGTCCCACTTCTACACCTGTGTTTGGACAGAATACTCCAGCTGCTACCGTGTTTGGTGAAGATACACCATCGATATTTGGACAAAACCGTTCAACAGGCATAACACTGTTTGGACAAAATAAATCGTCCAGTACTACAA gTGGTAATAATGGCATCGATGCTAAACCTGCTCCATCTTTTGGAATTCCTACTAAACCAGCAGTGGACGTCCCATCTACCAATACAACAATCTCGAAACCATTCTCTTTCACAAAACCTAACGTGGAACCAGCCACCAATGCCCCAGTATTCAACTTTGGGCAGTCCGCAAGTCAAGCAGTCACCGCAGCAACTACCCAATCGTCTGGCTTCAGCTTTGGCCAGGCTGCAAAATCGCCAGTTTTCAGTTTTACTGGAGCTAAAACAGACAGTGGATCCACTACAACAAATATGTTTAGTGCGGCTGGCAAAAACGGACCTTTCAATTTTGGTGGCAATAACCAGAATACTGATACCCAGAAGGCGGGATTTAATTTTGGAGCTTCGTCCACGACCCCGATGCCAGCATTTAATATGACACCAGCACAACCAGCAGCACAGGCAGCG CCTTCAGGAGGATTCAACTTTTTTGACGCAAATGCTAAACCAACATTTAACTTCAGTGCAGGATCTACACCAGTATTTAC AAGTGCACCAGGTGACGCTGCGCCCCCTAGAAAAATAAAGAAGGCAGTCCGCAGAACTACTCAGCGGTAG